A window of the Streptomyces luomodiensis genome harbors these coding sequences:
- a CDS encoding ABC transporter permease/substrate binding protein, producing the protein MPRLQLGDWINSGVNWLRDNLSWLFDFISTVVQGMYDAVNSVLSAPEPLLLAGILALLAWWLRGLLPAVLAFVGFAVIDSIELWGEAMNTLALVLVAGVITIVLAVPLGIWASRNRAVSAVIRPVLDFMQTMPAFVYLIPGIFFFGLGVVPGVVATVIFSMPPGVRMTELGIRQVDAELVEAADAFGTHPRRTLLRVQLPLALPTIMAGVNQVIMLALSMVVIAGMVGAEGLGSTVFQAISSVDVAMGFEGGIAVVILAMYLDRMTSALNQRVSPLARRALAKEQARAVSGLKVLRWRPATSVAMVGVVVLALVAGGMQIFSGDEDGAKVSANVGKGQSVNLGYINWDEGVASTFLWKELLEQRGFKPKVQSYDVGALWTGMAAGNIDLQTDGWLPATHAAYWSKYKSKLENLGSWYGPTSLEVAVPSYVKGVKTLDDLEKKSSTFKGKIIGIEPGAGEMKLMQDKVMPAYGLDKNFTLVKGSTAAMLSQLDRSYAKQEPIAVTLWSPHWAYDKYKLTKLEDTKGAFGKGDHIDTIARKGFSKENPQVAQWMKNFKLTEEQLTSLESAIQDAGKGKEQEGVRAWLKKNPGMLNKLAPVPGAEQKGKDAGAAPQIGYFPWDEDVATTYLWKNVLERRGYKPSIKQYDVGSMFTGMSSGQVDVEFDAWLPVGQKQYWDKYKENLVDIGPWYDKTSLDIAVPSYVKDVKSLADLKGKGSTFKGRIIGIEPGTGQMKMLKNKVLPAYGLDKEYKVSDGSSPAMLAQLERSYAKHEPVAVVLWTPHWAYSKYQITRLADPKKAFGANNEIRSLGHKSFPKKYPEFYGWLKKWHMTNQELASLEQAVQEAGKGNEEKGVQKWMDAHPGIVDKMAPVAS; encoded by the coding sequence GTGCCTAGGCTTCAGCTCGGCGACTGGATCAACTCCGGCGTCAACTGGCTCCGAGACAATCTGAGCTGGCTCTTCGACTTCATCTCCACCGTCGTCCAGGGCATGTACGACGCGGTGAACAGCGTGCTCAGCGCCCCCGAGCCGCTGCTGCTCGCGGGCATCCTCGCGCTGCTCGCCTGGTGGCTGCGCGGGCTGCTGCCCGCCGTGCTCGCCTTCGTGGGATTCGCGGTCATCGACTCGATCGAGTTGTGGGGCGAGGCGATGAACACGCTCGCACTGGTGCTGGTCGCCGGTGTGATCACCATCGTGCTCGCGGTGCCGCTGGGCATCTGGGCCTCGCGCAACCGCGCGGTGAGCGCCGTGATCCGCCCGGTGCTGGACTTCATGCAGACGATGCCCGCCTTCGTCTACCTGATCCCCGGCATCTTCTTCTTCGGCCTCGGGGTGGTCCCCGGCGTCGTCGCCACCGTCATCTTCTCGATGCCCCCGGGCGTCCGCATGACGGAACTGGGCATCCGCCAGGTGGATGCGGAGCTGGTCGAGGCGGCCGACGCCTTCGGCACCCATCCGCGCCGCACCCTGCTGCGCGTCCAGCTGCCGCTGGCCCTGCCCACCATCATGGCGGGCGTCAACCAGGTGATCATGCTGGCGCTGTCCATGGTCGTCATCGCCGGCATGGTCGGCGCCGAGGGCCTGGGCTCCACCGTCTTCCAGGCGATCAGCTCCGTCGACGTCGCCATGGGCTTCGAGGGCGGTATCGCGGTGGTCATCCTGGCCATGTACCTGGACCGGATGACCAGCGCGCTCAATCAGCGCGTCTCCCCGCTGGCCCGCCGTGCGCTGGCCAAGGAGCAGGCCAGGGCGGTCAGCGGCCTCAAGGTGCTGCGCTGGCGCCCCGCGACCTCCGTCGCCATGGTCGGCGTCGTCGTCCTGGCGCTGGTCGCCGGCGGGATGCAGATCTTCTCCGGCGACGAGGACGGCGCCAAGGTCTCCGCCAACGTCGGCAAGGGCCAGTCGGTCAACCTCGGCTACATCAACTGGGACGAGGGCGTCGCCTCCACCTTCCTGTGGAAGGAGCTCCTGGAGCAGCGCGGCTTCAAGCCGAAGGTGCAGTCCTACGACGTCGGCGCGCTGTGGACCGGTATGGCCGCCGGCAACATCGACCTGCAGACCGACGGCTGGCTGCCGGCCACCCACGCCGCGTACTGGTCCAAGTACAAGAGCAAGCTGGAGAACCTCGGCTCCTGGTACGGCCCCACCTCCCTGGAGGTCGCGGTGCCCTCGTACGTCAAGGGCGTGAAGACCCTGGACGACCTCGAGAAGAAGTCGTCCACCTTCAAGGGGAAGATCATCGGCATCGAGCCCGGCGCCGGTGAGATGAAGCTGATGCAGGACAAGGTCATGCCGGCCTACGGCCTGGACAAGAACTTCACCCTGGTCAAGGGCTCCACCGCGGCCATGCTCTCCCAGCTGGACCGCTCCTACGCCAAGCAGGAGCCGATCGCGGTCACCCTGTGGTCCCCGCACTGGGCGTACGACAAGTACAAGCTCACCAAGCTGGAGGACACCAAGGGCGCCTTCGGCAAGGGCGACCACATCGACACCATCGCGCGCAAGGGCTTCTCCAAGGAGAACCCGCAGGTCGCCCAGTGGATGAAGAACTTCAAGCTGACCGAGGAGCAGCTCACCAGCCTGGAGTCCGCGATCCAGGACGCCGGTAAGGGCAAGGAGCAGGAGGGCGTGCGCGCCTGGCTCAAGAAGAACCCCGGCATGCTCAACAAGCTCGCCCCGGTGCCCGGCGCCGAGCAGAAGGGCAAGGACGCCGGAGCCGCGCCCCAGATCGGCTACTTCCCCTGGGACGAGGACGTCGCCACCACCTACCTGTGGAAGAACGTCCTGGAGCGGCGCGGCTACAAGCCGTCGATCAAGCAGTACGACGTCGGCTCCATGTTCACCGGGATGAGCAGCGGGCAGGTCGACGTGGAATTCGACGCCTGGCTGCCGGTCGGCCAGAAACAGTACTGGGACAAGTACAAGGAGAATCTGGTCGATATCGGTCCCTGGTACGACAAAACCTCTCTCGATATCGCCGTGCCGTCCTATGTCAAGGACGTGAAATCCCTGGCGGATCTGAAGGGCAAGGGGTCCACCTTCAAGGGGAGGATCATCGGCATCGAACCGGGCACCGGTCAGATGAAGATGCTCAAGAACAAGGTGCTGCCGGCGTACGGCCTGGACAAGGAGTACAAGGTCAGCGACGGCTCCTCGCCGGCCATGCTCGCGCAGCTGGAGCGCTCGTACGCCAAGCACGAGCCGGTCGCGGTTGTCCTGTGGACCCCGCACTGGGCGTACAGCAAGTACCAGATCACCAGGCTCGCCGACCCGAAGAAGGCGTTCGGGGCCAACAACGAGATCCGTTCGCTCGGCCACAAGTCCTTCCCGAAGAAGTACCCGGAGTTCTACGGGTGGCTGAAGAAGTGGCACATGACCAACCAGGAGCTGGCGAGTCTGGAACAGGCCGTCCAGGAGGCCGGTAAGGGCAATGAGGAGAAGGGTGTCCAGAAGTGGATGGACGCCCACCCCGGCATCGTCGACAAGATGGCGCCGGTGGCGTCCTGA
- a CDS encoding quaternary amine ABC transporter ATP-binding protein, which translates to MAKLRAEGLYKVFGRRSDEAVSKLEGGADRDELRANGTTAAVIDASFAVDEGQIFVVMGLSGSGKSTLLRMLNGLLEPTAGRVLFDDDDLTALSPRDLRQVRSHKISMVFQHFALFPHRSVLENAAYGLEVQGVPREERVRRATEALELVGLAGWEKSWPDELSGGMQQRVGLARALATDADLLLMDESFSALDPLIRRDMQDQLLQLQKRLKKTIVFITHDLNEAMRLGDHIAVMRDGRIVQIGTAEDILVTPANDYVASFTQDVDRSRVLTAGAIMAEPSEALGTETDDGTALRTEQDVLAAAPATVTTDTPIIELFGPCSRSGVAVAVTGDDGGLVGVVTRARLLAVLGDPDPGPDGVMPPGGGGPDVPQAAKKVITGA; encoded by the coding sequence GTGGCCAAACTGCGAGCCGAGGGCCTGTACAAGGTATTCGGCAGAAGATCTGACGAGGCGGTGTCGAAGCTCGAGGGCGGCGCGGACCGCGACGAGCTTCGCGCGAACGGTACGACAGCAGCGGTCATCGATGCCTCCTTCGCCGTTGACGAGGGGCAGATCTTCGTCGTCATGGGCCTGTCCGGATCCGGTAAGTCCACCCTGCTGCGCATGCTGAACGGGCTGCTGGAGCCGACCGCGGGACGCGTCCTCTTCGACGACGACGACCTGACCGCACTCAGCCCCAGGGATCTGCGCCAGGTGCGCTCCCACAAGATCAGCATGGTCTTCCAGCACTTCGCCCTCTTCCCGCACCGCAGCGTGCTGGAGAACGCCGCGTACGGCCTCGAGGTGCAGGGCGTGCCCCGCGAGGAGCGCGTCCGGCGCGCCACCGAGGCGCTGGAGCTGGTGGGCCTGGCGGGCTGGGAGAAGTCCTGGCCCGATGAGCTCTCCGGCGGTATGCAGCAGCGCGTCGGCCTCGCCCGCGCGCTGGCCACCGACGCCGATCTGCTGCTGATGGACGAGTCCTTCAGCGCCCTCGACCCGCTGATCCGCCGCGATATGCAGGACCAGCTGCTCCAGCTGCAGAAGCGGCTCAAGAAAACCATCGTCTTCATCACCCACGATCTGAACGAGGCCATGCGGCTCGGCGACCACATCGCCGTGATGCGCGACGGCCGGATCGTCCAGATAGGCACCGCCGAGGACATCCTGGTCACCCCGGCCAACGACTACGTCGCCTCCTTCACCCAGGACGTCGACCGCAGCCGGGTGCTCACCGCCGGCGCGATCATGGCCGAGCCGAGTGAGGCGCTGGGCACCGAGACCGACGACGGCACCGCGCTCCGTACCGAGCAGGACGTGCTGGCGGCCGCCCCCGCCACCGTCACCACGGACACCCCGATCATCGAGCTGTTCGGGCCCTGCTCGCGCAGTGGCGTCGCGGTCGCCGTCACGGGCGACGACGGCGGGCTCGTGGGCGTGGTCACCCGCGCCCGGCTGCTCGCCGTCCTCGGCGATCCGGACCCCGGACCCGACGGGGTGATGCCACCGGGTGGCGGCGGGCCGGACGTGCCCCAGGCCGCGAAGAAGGTGATCACCGGTGCCTAG
- a CDS encoding 5'-3' exonuclease: MLLDTASLYFRAYFGVPDSVRAPDGTPVNAVRGLLDFIARLVQDHRPDDLVACMDFDWRPAWRVELIPTYKAHRVAEEAPAGAGVDVEEVPDTLSPQVPVIDEVLDAVGIARVGAAGYEADDVIGTLTGRAAGPVDIVTGDRDLFQLVDDERGARVLYPVKGVGTLLLVDESYVREKYGVAGSGYADLALLRGDPSDGLPGVPGIGEKTAAKLLAAHGDLAGIMAAVDDPTAKLTPTQRKRLAEARAYVEVAPRVVRVAPDVALPAFDPALPRSPRDPAAVAALAERWGLGGSLRRLLSTLEG; this comes from the coding sequence ATGCTCCTCGACACCGCCTCCCTCTACTTCCGGGCCTACTTCGGTGTGCCGGATTCGGTCCGGGCCCCCGACGGCACCCCGGTGAACGCCGTGCGCGGGCTGCTCGACTTCATCGCCCGGCTGGTCCAGGACCACCGCCCGGACGACCTGGTGGCCTGCATGGACTTCGACTGGCGCCCGGCCTGGCGGGTCGAGCTGATCCCCACGTACAAGGCCCACCGGGTCGCCGAGGAGGCCCCGGCGGGGGCGGGGGTGGACGTGGAGGAGGTGCCGGATACGCTCTCCCCGCAGGTCCCGGTGATCGACGAGGTGCTCGACGCGGTCGGCATCGCCCGGGTGGGCGCCGCGGGCTACGAGGCCGACGATGTGATCGGCACGCTCACCGGACGGGCGGCCGGTCCGGTCGACATCGTCACCGGCGACCGCGACCTGTTCCAGCTGGTGGACGACGAGCGCGGGGCGCGGGTGCTCTACCCCGTCAAGGGCGTGGGCACCCTGCTCCTGGTCGACGAGTCCTACGTGCGCGAGAAGTACGGGGTGGCCGGCTCGGGGTACGCGGATCTGGCGCTGCTGCGCGGCGACCCCAGCGACGGACTGCCGGGCGTGCCCGGGATCGGCGAGAAGACCGCCGCCAAGCTGCTGGCCGCCCATGGCGATCTGGCCGGGATCATGGCCGCCGTCGACGATCCCACCGCCAAGCTGACCCCCACCCAGCGCAAGCGGCTGGCCGAGGCGCGGGCGTATGTCGAGGTCGCCCCGAGGGTGGTGCGGGTCGCCCCGGACGTGGCCCTGCCGGCCTTCGACCCGGCGCTCCCGCGGTCCCCGCGCGACCCCGCGGCCGTGGCGGCGCTGGCGGAGCGCTGGGGCTTGGGCGGATCTTTGCGCAGGCTTCTTTCCACTCTCGAGGGATGA
- a CDS encoding siderophore-interacting protein → MADRPARRTRTPHRAQVVRTDRLTPHMVRVVLGGDGLAEFHAGEWTDHYIKLLFPSGGATYPEPFDLEKIRADFPRDQWPVTRTYTVRAWDPAARELTVDFVTHGDQGLAGPWAARVQPGEEIYFMGPGGAYAPSAEADWHLLAGDESALPAIATALERLTATAPGTDGAAQPPVHVFIEVADEKDELKLTVPDGAEVSWLHRGGAPVGEALVAAVQGLEFPAGQVHAFVHGEAGFVKEIRRHLRVERQIPREWLSISGYWRRGHDEDGWQASKREWNRQVEAEQEGAGSDEAAA, encoded by the coding sequence ATGGCAGACCGTCCGGCCCGCAGGACGCGCACGCCGCACCGCGCACAGGTGGTGCGCACCGACCGGCTCACCCCGCATATGGTGCGGGTCGTCCTGGGCGGCGACGGCCTCGCCGAGTTCCACGCGGGCGAGTGGACCGACCACTACATCAAGCTGCTCTTCCCGTCCGGGGGCGCCACCTACCCCGAGCCGTTCGACCTGGAGAAGATCCGCGCCGACTTCCCCCGCGACCAGTGGCCGGTCACCCGTACGTACACGGTACGGGCCTGGGATCCGGCGGCCCGCGAGCTGACCGTGGACTTCGTGACCCACGGCGACCAGGGGCTCGCCGGACCGTGGGCCGCCCGGGTCCAGCCGGGCGAGGAGATCTACTTCATGGGGCCGGGCGGCGCCTACGCCCCCAGCGCCGAGGCCGACTGGCATCTGCTCGCGGGCGACGAGAGCGCACTGCCCGCCATCGCCACCGCGCTGGAGCGGCTCACCGCCACCGCGCCCGGTACGGACGGCGCGGCCCAGCCGCCGGTGCACGTCTTCATCGAGGTCGCGGACGAGAAGGACGAGCTGAAGCTCACCGTGCCGGACGGAGCCGAGGTGAGCTGGCTGCACCGGGGCGGCGCACCGGTCGGCGAGGCGCTGGTGGCGGCCGTCCAGGGGCTGGAGTTCCCGGCCGGCCAGGTGCACGCCTTCGTCCACGGCGAGGCGGGCTTCGTGAAGGAGATCCGCCGCCATCTGCGCGTCGAGCGGCAGATCCCGCGCGAGTGGCTGTCCATCTCCGGCTACTGGCGGCGCGGCCATGACGAGGACGGCTGGCAGGCGTCGAAGCGGGAGTGGAACCGGCAGGTCGAGGCCGAGCAGGAGGGGGCGGGCTCCGACGAGGCCGCGGCGTAG
- a CDS encoding IPT/TIG domain-containing protein, translated as MATITSLVDTTTTTNQGKPGDTVQINGTAMATTTRVNFGSAAVTPASVTATQVTFVVPNSAPCSGQVSVSVTSSAGATSNALPFFVIASPTTTALSVSCVPAATGGAVTLFGTNFLTGTQVGVGTVGNVAVTPTQSTQVAFTAPANPGQVGTVSTQPVTITTAGGTSPSGTTLIDYYLAPAITTVAPTTGSAGDPITITGTGFVNVANVTFTDSAAATATAVFTPISDTQLVATVPAGLALGAGTITVATCGGTSNAVAFTVT; from the coding sequence ATGGCAACCATCACTTCGCTGGTGGATACGACGACCACCACCAACCAGGGCAAGCCCGGGGACACCGTCCAGATCAACGGCACCGCCATGGCCACCACGACGAGGGTCAACTTCGGTTCGGCGGCGGTCACCCCGGCGTCCGTCACCGCCACCCAGGTCACCTTCGTCGTGCCCAATTCGGCGCCGTGCTCCGGCCAGGTCTCGGTCAGCGTCACCAGCAGCGCCGGCGCCACCAGCAACGCCCTGCCGTTCTTCGTCATCGCCTCGCCGACGACCACGGCGCTGAGCGTCAGCTGCGTCCCGGCCGCCACCGGTGGCGCGGTGACACTGTTCGGCACCAACTTCCTGACCGGAACACAAGTCGGGGTCGGCACCGTCGGCAATGTGGCGGTCACCCCCACCCAGTCCACCCAGGTCGCCTTCACCGCACCGGCCAACCCGGGCCAGGTCGGCACGGTGTCGACCCAACCGGTGACCATCACCACCGCCGGCGGGACCAGCCCATCGGGCACCACTCTGATCGACTACTACCTCGCCCCCGCCATCACCACGGTGGCGCCCACGACCGGCTCGGCGGGAGACCCCATCACCATCACCGGAACCGGCTTCGTGAACGTCGCGAACGTCACCTTCACCGACAGCGCGGCCGCCACCGCCACCGCGGTCTTCACGCCCATCAGTGACACCCAGCTCGTCGCCACCGTGCCCGCCGGACTCGCCCTCGGCGCCGGGACCATCACGGTCGCCACCTGCGGCGGCACCTCCAACGCCGTGGCCTTCACCGTGACCTGA
- a CDS encoding beta strand repeat-containing protein: MAPVVTSISPTQGAPAGGTFVTLTGSGFTGATAVRFGPNLATDVVVVSAAQITARTPAGTGTVKVTVTGPTGTSTQNVFFTYTTVAAPVLTSLSPTSGPTAGGNTVTLTGTNLAGATQVLFGPNPATILTNTATTITATAPAGPPSSVNVTVTTPSGTSNPLPYTYTPTPTPTLTTLNPTSGPTTGGNTVTLTGTNLTAATQVLFGPNPATILTNTATTITATAPAGPPSSVNVTVTTPSGTSNPLPYTYTPTPTPTLTTLNPTSGPTTGGNTVTLTGTNLTAATQVLFGPNPATILTNTATTITATAPAGPPSSVNVTVTTPSGTSNPLPYTYTPTPTPTLTTLNPTSGPTTGGNTVTLTGTNLAGATSVTFGLNPATILTNTATQITVTAPAGPPSSVNVTVTTAGGTSNPLPYFYITAPTVSDLSPHFGPAAGANTVTVFGSNLTLTSAVSFGANQATAITVVSDSQLTATAPAGSGTVVVTVTTPGGTSTAATGNPYYTYLGAPILTSLNPAHGSEVGGDSIVLVGSNLTYTDAVTFGGVPASFSAISDTQVVATSPPGAPGTVNVVAHTPAGNSNALPYVYDPA, from the coding sequence ATGGCCCCCGTAGTGACCAGCATCAGTCCCACCCAAGGTGCTCCAGCAGGGGGCACCTTCGTCACCCTCACCGGCTCCGGTTTCACCGGCGCCACCGCGGTCAGGTTCGGTCCCAATCTGGCCACCGACGTGGTGGTCGTGAGCGCCGCGCAGATCACGGCCAGGACGCCCGCGGGGACCGGCACGGTGAAGGTCACGGTCACCGGGCCGACGGGGACCAGCACCCAGAACGTGTTCTTCACCTATACGACAGTGGCGGCACCGGTCCTCACCTCGCTCAGCCCGACCTCGGGCCCCACCGCGGGGGGCAACACGGTCACCCTCACCGGCACCAACCTGGCCGGGGCGACCCAAGTCCTCTTCGGCCCCAACCCCGCCACCATCCTCACCAACACCGCCACCACCATCACCGCCACCGCACCCGCCGGGCCACCATCCTCAGTCAACGTCACCGTCACCACCCCCAGCGGCACCAGCAACCCCCTCCCCTACACCTACACCCCCACCCCCACACCCACCCTCACCACCCTCAACCCCACCTCAGGCCCCACCACCGGCGGAAACACCGTCACCCTCACCGGCACCAACCTCACCGCCGCCACCCAAGTCCTCTTCGGCCCCAACCCCGCCACCATCCTCACCAACACCGCCACCACCATCACCGCCACCGCACCCGCCGGGCCACCATCCTCAGTCAACGTCACCGTCACCACCCCCAGCGGCACCAGCAACCCCCTCCCCTACACCTACACCCCCACCCCCACACCCACCCTCACCACCCTCAACCCCACCTCAGGCCCCACCACCGGCGGAAACACCGTCACCCTCACCGGCACCAACCTCACCGCCGCCACTCAAGTCCTCTTCGGCCCCAACCCCGCCACCATCCTCACCAACACCGCCACCACCATCACCGCCACCGCACCCGCCGGGCCACCATCCTCAGTCAACGTCACCGTCACCACCCCCAGCGGCACCAGCAACCCCCTCCCCTACACCTACACCCCCACCCCCACACCCACCCTCACCACCCTCAACCCCACCTCAGGCCCCACCACCGGCGGAAACACCGTCACCCTCACCGGCACCAACCTGGCCGGTGCCACCTCGGTGACGTTCGGGCTGAACCCGGCGACGATCCTCACCAACACCGCCACCCAAATCACCGTCACCGCGCCCGCCGGGCCACCGTCCTCGGTCAATGTCACGGTCACCACGGCCGGCGGCACCAGCAATCCGCTGCCGTACTTCTACATCACCGCCCCAACCGTCAGCGATCTGTCGCCCCATTTCGGCCCGGCCGCCGGGGCCAACACCGTCACCGTCTTCGGCAGCAATCTGACCCTCACCAGCGCGGTGAGCTTCGGGGCGAATCAGGCCACCGCCATCACCGTGGTCTCCGACAGCCAGCTGACCGCGACCGCGCCGGCCGGGTCCGGCACGGTCGTCGTCACCGTCACCACCCCGGGCGGCACCAGCACGGCGGCCACCGGGAATCCGTACTACACCTATCTCGGGGCACCCATCCTGACCAGCCTCAATCCCGCCCATGGCTCGGAGGTCGGGGGCGACTCCATCGTGCTGGTCGGCAGCAATCTCACCTACACCGACGCGGTGACCTTCGGCGGAGTCCCGGCCTCGTTCTCGGCGATCTCCGACACCCAGGTCGTCGCGACCTCCCCGCCCGGGGCGCCCGGCACGGTGAACGTGGTGGCCCACACCCCGGCCGGGAACAGCAACGCCCTGCCCTACGTCTACGACCCCGCCTGA
- a CDS encoding DEAD/DEAH box helicase yields MTDELSPAERYAASRVRAAEQATALAPFREMYDFELDPFQIEACKALEAGKGVLVAAPTGSGKTIVGEFAVHLALTQGRKCFYTTPIKALSNQKYTDLVKRYGADRVGLLTGDNSVNSDAPVVVMTTEVLRNMLYAGSQSLLGLGHVVMDEVHYLSDRFRGAVWEEVIIHLPESVTLVSLSATVSNAEEFGDWLDTVRGDTEVIVSEHRPVPLWQHVLAGRRMYDLFEEKSGRDGDQGGRREVNPDLVRLARMENSRPSFGRDKRRGRTMREADRERERRQRSRIWTPGRPEVIDRLDAEGLLPAITFIFSRAGCEAAVQQCLHAGLRLNDEAARRQVRALVEERTAGIPDEDLHVLGYFEFLEGLERGIAAHHAGMLPTFKEVVEELFVRGLVKAVFATETLALGINMPARSVVLEKLVKWNGEQHVDITPGEYTQLTGRAGRRGIDVEGHAVVLWQRAMDPAALAGLAGTRTYPLRSSFKPSYNMAVNLVSQFGRHRSRELLETSFAQFQADKAVVGISRQVQRNEEGLAGYRESMTCHLGDFDEYARLRRELKDRETELARQGAAQRRAAAAVALEKLRPGDVIHVPTGKFAGLALVLDPGLSAGRVGGHRGMEYHDGPRPLVLTAERQVKRLAAIDFPVPVEPLDRMRIPKSFNPRSPQSRRDLASALRTKAGHHEVRRHRKERSPAADDAEISRLRRAIRAHPCHGCADREDHARWGERYHRLLRDTRQLERRIEGRTNTIARTFDRICSLLTELDYLRGDEVTDEGKRLARLYGELDLLASECLRESVWEGLAPAELAACASALVYEARSADDALPPKLPAGRAKDALGEMVRIWGRLDALEEDHRINQTEGVGQREPDLGFAWAAYRWASGHGLDEVLREIDMPAGDFVRWTKQLIDVLGQIAAAAPEGTVARNARRAVDGLLRGVVAYSSVG; encoded by the coding sequence ATGACCGACGAGCTATCTCCCGCCGAGCGCTATGCGGCGTCCCGCGTCCGGGCCGCCGAGCAGGCCACCGCGCTGGCCCCCTTCCGCGAGATGTACGACTTCGAGCTGGATCCCTTCCAGATCGAGGCGTGCAAGGCCCTGGAGGCCGGCAAGGGCGTGCTGGTGGCCGCTCCCACCGGCTCCGGCAAGACCATCGTGGGCGAGTTCGCCGTCCACCTGGCGCTGACCCAGGGCCGCAAGTGCTTCTACACCACGCCCATCAAGGCGCTGTCCAACCAGAAGTACACCGACCTGGTGAAGCGCTACGGCGCCGACCGGGTCGGCCTGCTCACCGGGGACAACAGCGTCAATTCCGATGCCCCGGTGGTCGTCATGACCACCGAGGTGCTGCGGAACATGCTCTATGCCGGCTCCCAGTCACTGCTCGGCCTCGGCCATGTCGTGATGGACGAGGTCCACTACCTCTCCGACCGGTTCCGCGGCGCCGTCTGGGAGGAGGTCATCATCCACCTCCCCGAGTCGGTGACGCTGGTGTCACTCTCCGCGACCGTCTCCAATGCCGAGGAGTTCGGCGACTGGCTCGACACCGTCCGCGGCGACACCGAGGTCATCGTCTCCGAGCACCGCCCGGTGCCGCTGTGGCAGCACGTCCTCGCCGGGCGCCGGATGTACGACCTGTTCGAGGAGAAGAGCGGCCGCGACGGCGACCAGGGCGGACGCCGCGAGGTCAACCCCGATCTGGTCCGGCTGGCCCGGATGGAGAACAGCCGCCCCAGCTTCGGCCGCGACAAGCGCCGCGGCCGCACCATGCGGGAGGCCGACCGGGAGCGCGAGCGCCGTCAGCGCAGCCGGATCTGGACCCCCGGCCGGCCCGAGGTCATCGACCGGCTCGACGCCGAGGGGCTGCTTCCGGCCATCACCTTCATCTTCAGCCGGGCCGGCTGCGAAGCCGCCGTCCAGCAGTGTCTCCACGCGGGGCTGCGGCTCAACGACGAGGCGGCGCGCCGCCAGGTGCGGGCCCTCGTCGAGGAGCGCACGGCCGGCATCCCCGACGAAGACCTCCATGTGCTGGGGTACTTCGAATTCCTGGAGGGCCTGGAGCGGGGCATCGCGGCCCACCACGCCGGAATGCTCCCCACCTTCAAGGAAGTCGTCGAGGAGCTCTTCGTCCGCGGCCTGGTCAAGGCGGTGTTCGCCACCGAGACCCTCGCGCTCGGCATCAACATGCCCGCCCGCTCGGTGGTGTTGGAGAAGCTCGTCAAGTGGAACGGCGAGCAGCACGTCGACATCACCCCCGGTGAGTACACCCAGTTGACCGGCCGGGCCGGGCGGCGCGGTATCGATGTCGAGGGCCATGCGGTGGTGTTGTGGCAGCGCGCCATGGACCCCGCCGCGCTCGCCGGGCTGGCCGGCACCCGGACGTATCCGCTGCGCTCCTCCTTCAAACCGTCGTACAACATGGCGGTCAACCTCGTCTCCCAGTTCGGCCGGCACCGCTCGCGCGAGCTGCTGGAAACCTCCTTCGCGCAGTTCCAGGCCGACAAGGCGGTCGTCGGGATCTCCCGGCAGGTGCAGCGCAACGAGGAGGGGCTGGCCGGCTACCGCGAATCCATGACCTGCCATCTCGGCGACTTCGACGAGTACGCGCGGCTGCGCCGCGAGCTCAAGGACCGCGAGACCGAGCTGGCCCGGCAGGGCGCGGCCCAGCGGCGCGCGGCCGCCGCGGTCGCCCTGGAGAAGCTCCGCCCCGGCGATGTCATCCATGTGCCCACCGGCAAGTTCGCCGGCCTCGCGCTGGTGCTGGACCCCGGGCTGTCCGCCGGGCGGGTGGGCGGCCACCGCGGCATGGAGTACCACGACGGGCCGCGGCCCCTGGTGCTCACCGCCGAGCGGCAGGTCAAGCGGCTGGCGGCGATCGACTTCCCGGTCCCGGTCGAGCCGCTGGACCGGATGCGCATCCCCAAGTCGTTCAATCCGCGCAGCCCGCAGTCCCGCCGCGACCTGGCCTCCGCGCTGCGCACCAAGGCCGGTCACCACGAGGTGCGGCGCCACCGCAAGGAGCGCTCGCCCGCGGCCGACGACGCCGAGATCAGCCGGCTGCGCCGGGCCATCCGCGCCCACCCCTGCCACGGCTGTGCCGACCGCGAGGACCACGCCCGCTGGGGCGAGCGCTACCACCGGCTGCTGCGCGACACCCGGCAGCTGGAGCGGCGCATCGAGGGCCGTACGAACACCATCGCCCGCACCTTCGACCGGATCTGCTCCCTGCTGACCGAGCTGGACTATCTGCGCGGCGACGAGGTCACGGACGAGGGCAAGCGGCTGGCGCGGCTGTACGGCGAGCTGGACCTGCTGGCCAGCGAGTGCCTGCGGGAGAGCGTCTGGGAGGGGCTGGCCCCCGCGGAGCTCGCGGCCTGTGCCTCCGCGCTCGTCTACGAGGCGCGGTCGGCCGATGACGCGCTGCCGCCCAAGCTGCCCGCCGGCCGGGCCAAGGACGCGCTCGGCGAGATGGTCCGCATCTGGGGGCGGCTGGACGCCCTGGAGGAGGATCACCGGATCAACCAGACGGAGGGCGTCGGCCAGCGTGAGCCGGATCTGGGGTTCGCCTGGGCCGCCTACCGCTGGGCTTCCGGACACGGGCTCGATGAGGTGCTGCGGGAAATCGACATGCCCGCCGGTGACTTCGTGCGCTGGACCAAGCAACTGATCGATGTGCTCGGCCAGATCGCCGCGGCGGCCCCGGAGGGCACGGTGGCACGCAACGCCCGCCGTGCGGTGGACGGGCTGCTGCGCGGGGTCGTGGCGTACTCCTCGGTCGGCTGA